The Mercurialis annua linkage group LG8, ddMerAnnu1.2, whole genome shotgun sequence genome window below encodes:
- the LOC126660445 gene encoding receptor-like cytoplasmic kinase 176, which produces KPNLTIFIFGLHLFSKRTITLFLENKWELTCVDTKTSSKVLSTTLPSTTEIKGEILKSPNLKSFSYAELQKATKNFPLDSVLGEGGFGRVFKGFIDEPPSKSAPKSKKDMRIAVKMLQVNGAQGQQEWLAEIKYLGQLCHPNLVKLLGYSIEQDRRLLVYEFMPNGSLERHLYGRTAQIHPLSWDLRMKIAVGIARGLAFLHNVAKVIHRDLKSSDILLDYDFNAKISDFGFAKDRPDDKSHISTRVLGTEGYAAPEYTATGRVTTKSDVYSFGVVLLELISGRSATYQYRTVPGMVQYRPEMDQNLVEWATPLLTNKRTIFRVMDVYLEGKYALSGARKAVILATQCLSLLPNHRPNMEEVIKELEQI; this is translated from the exons aaaccgAATTTAACTATATTCATTTTCGGATTACATTTATTTAGCAAACGAACTATAACATTATTCTTAGAAAACAAATGGGAATTAACATGTGTAGACACCAAAACAAGCAGCAAGGTTTTGTCTACAACATTGCCTTCAACTACAGAGATTAAAGGTGAAATCCTAAAATCTCCCAATTTGAAGAGCTTTAGCTATGCTGAATTACAAAAAGCTACAAAGAACTTTCCATTAGACAGTGTGTTAGGTGAAGGTGGTTTTGGTCGCGTTTTCAAAGGATTTATCGACGAACCTCCATCAAAATCTGCACCTAAGTCTAAGAAAGACATGAGAATTGCTGTAAAGATGTTGCAAGTAAATGGTGCTCAAGGCCAACAAGAATGGCTG GCGGAGATAAAGTACTTGGGGCAGCTCTGCCATCCGAATCTTGTTAAATTATTGGGCTACTCCATAGAACAGGATCGCCGACTTTTAGTCTATGAGTTTATGCCCAATGGCAGCTTGGAGAGGCATCTATATGGAA GGACTGCTCAAATTCATCCACTCTCTTGGGATCTCAGAATGAAGATTGCGGTTGGTATTGCTAGAGGACTCGCCTTTCTGCATAATGTAGCGAAAGTGATTCATCGAGATTTGAAGTCTTCCGATATCCTGCTTGATTAT GATTTCAATGCCAAGATCTCGGATTTTGGATTTGCCAAGGATCGTCCTGACGACAAATCACATATTTCTACGAGGGTTTTGGGTACAGAAGGTTATGCAGCTCCCGAGTATACAGCCACAG GTCGTGTTACTACAAAATCAGATGTATACAGTTTTGGAGTCGTTCTACTTGAACTCATATCTGGCCGGTCAGCTACATACCAGTACCGAACCGTGCCAGGCATGGTTCAATATAGGCCAGAAATGGATCAAAATTTGGTGGAATGGGCAACGCCTTTACTTACAAACAAACGAACAATATTTCGAGTGATGGATGTTTACCTTGAAGGTAAATATGCATTGAGCGGAGCTCGAAAAGCCGTAATCCTTGCGACGCAGTGCTTGTCACTACTTCCGAATCACAGACCTAACATGGAAGAAGTAATAAAGGAATTGGAGCAGATATAG